DNA from Kitasatospora herbaricolor:
CCCGGTCGGCATCGTCGCCAACAACGGCGTGCTGTTCGCCGAGTCGGCCCTCAAGGGCGCCCACTTCATCGAACTGTGCGACCAGCGCGGCATCCCCCTCCTCTTCCTGCAGAACATCACCGGCTTCATGGTCGGCCGGCAGTACGAGGCCGGCGGCATCGCCAAGCACGGCGCCAAGATGGTCAACGCCGTCGCCTGCACCCGGGTACCCAAGCTGACGGTGGTCATCGGCGGCTCGTACGGAGCCGGCAACTACTCCATGTGCGGCCGGGCGTACTCACCCCGCTTCCTCTGGATGTGGCCCGGGGCCAAGATCTCGGTGATGGGCGGCGAGCAGGCCGCCTCGGTGCTGGCCACGGTGCGCCGCGACCAGGTGGAGGCGCAGGGCGGCGAGCCGTGGGCCGCCGAGGCCGAGGAGGAGTTCAAGCGGCCCGTCCGCGAACAGTACGAGCGGCAGGGCAACGCGTACTACGCGACCGCCCGGCTCTGGGACGACGGAGTCATCGACCCGATGGACACCCGGACCGTGCTCGGCCTCGCACTGACCGCCTGCTCCAACGCGCCGCTGCCCGCCCCCGGACCGTACGGCGTCTTCCGGATGTGAGCCGGACACGAGCCGGCCGGGCCCCCGGCCGGCGGTCGGCCCGCGCTCCGTCGTCGGCCGCCCCGTCCCGCACCTCCACTCCCTCGTACGGCTCCCTCGACCGGAGGAACCCCTCCCATGTTCGACACAGTTCTGGTCGCCAACCGTGGCGAGATCGCCGTCCGGGTGATCCGCACCCTCAGGCGGCTCGGCGTACGCTCGGTCGCCGTGTTCAGCGACGCGGACGCCGACGCACCGCACGTCCGTGAGGCCGATGTCGCCGTGCGGCTGGGGCCCCCCGACCGCAGTGACAGCTCGGCCGCCGAGACCTACCTCCGGACGGACCAGATCCTGGCGGCGGCCCGTCGCACCGGTGCCCAGGCCGTCCACCCCGGCTACGGCTTCCTCGCCGAGAACGCCTCCTTCGCGCGGGCCTGCGCCGATGCCGGTCTGGCCTTCATCGGCCCGCCTCCCACGGCCGTCGAGCTGATGGGCGACAAGATCAACGCCAAGGAGGCGGTCCGCGCCGCCGGCGTGCCGGTGGTACCCGGCAGCCAGGACACCTCTCCCACCGACGCCGAGCTCACCGCGGCCGCGGACGCGATCGGCTACCCCGTGCTGCTCAAGCCCTCCGCCGGCGGCGGCGGCAAGGGCATGCGGCTGGTCCGCGACCCGGCCGACCTCCCGGCCGAGATCGAGGCCGCCCGCCGGGTCGCCCGCACCGCCTTCGGCGACGACACCCTGCTGCTGGAACGCTGGATCGACCGGCCGCGGCACATCGAGGTGCAGGTGCTGGCCGACGCCCACGGCCGCACCGTCCACCTCGGCGAGCGCGAGTGCAGCCTGCAGCGCCGCCACCAGAAGCTGATCGAAGAGGCACCCTCCGTCCTGCTCAACCCCGAGACCCGCGCCGCGATGGGCGCGGCGGCCGTCCGGGCCGCCGAGGCCTGCGGATACACCGGGGCCGGCACCGTCGAATTCATCGTTCCCGGCCTGGACCCGACGGCCGACGAGCCGCCCGCCGGCGTCCTGGACTTCTTCTTCATGGAGATGAACACCCGGCTCCAGGTGGAACACCCCGTCACCGAACTCGCGATCGTCGTGGGCCGCGACACCGCGGACCCGCGGCGCCTGGACCTGGTCGAGTGGCAGCTGCGGATCGCCGCCGGCGAGACCCTGCCGTTCGACCAGTCGGACATCTCCTTCCTGGGCCACGCCATCGAGGCCCGGATCTGCGCGGAGGACCCGGAGCGGGACTTCCTGCCCACCGGCGGCCGCATCCTGCTGCTGGAGGAGCCGCAGGGCGAGGGCGTCCGCGTCGACTCGGGCGTCGCCGTCGGCACCGAGATCGCCAGCGCCTACGACCCCATGCTGGCCAAGGTGATCGCCTACGGGCCCGACCGGGCGACCGCCCTGCGCCGTCTTCGCGGCGCGCTCGCGGACACCCGGATCCTCGGCGTCACCACCAACACCGGCTTCCTGCGCCGGCTGCTCGCGCACCCCGATGTCGTCGCGGGCCGCCTCGACACCGGCCTGGTCGAACAGACCGCCCAGCAGAACCCCGTACTGCTGGCCTCTCCGTACTCCCCGGCCGGCGCCGCGGGCGAACCCGCCGTGGCCGACAACGCCCAGGCCCCGGCCGCCACCGCGGACGCAGTGCCCCCCTCCGGCACTGCCTCCTCGGCCGACGCGGCCGGCACCGGGACCGGTACGGACCTCGGGACGGGTGCCCACCCGGGTGCCACGCCCCCCGTACCGCCGACGCACCTCCTCTACTACGCGGCCGCCCTGACCCGGCAACTGGAACTCACGCCGCCGACGGCCCAGGACGACTGGACCGACCCCTTCTCCCTTCCGTCCGGCTGGCGCCTCGGCGGCGAACCCGCCTGGACCACCCACCGGCTGCGGGCCCCCGGCCAGGACCCCGTGTCGGTGAGCGTGCGCCCCGTCACTGCCCGCAACGTAGCCGAGGCCACTGACAATCCTTCAGGCAGTACCCCCGACCTGCACATCCGTATCGGCGACGGGCCCGTCCACCGGGCTCGGGCCGGACGGTCCGGCCGGCGACTGCACCTCACGGTCGACGGCCTGCAGACGACGTTCGCACACGCCACTGACAACCCGTCGGGCCAGCCCGCCGCCGGACCGGTGACCTGGCTCGGGATCGACGGCGACGCCTGGGCCCTGCACCCCTACGACCCGGTCGGGGACCGGGCGGCCGCCGGCGGCGCGCACCACGGCGCCCTGACCGCCCCGATGCCCGGCACCGTCACCGTGGTCAAGACCTCGGCCGGCGAGCAGGTCCGCCGGGGCCAGCCCCTGCTCGTCCTGGAGGCGATGAAGATGGAGCACGTGATCGCCGCGCCGCACGACGGCACGGTGAGCGAACTGCGCGCCGTCGCCGGCGCGACGGTGGCGATGGAGGAGGTCCTCGTCGTCGTCACGCCGGCCGACGAGCCGGCGCCCGCCCCCGCCGGGGTGACCTCGTGACCGCCCCCGCGCGCGAGCCCGACGCGCTGGACCTCGGCCTGCCCGCCCCGGTGCCGGCCCCGGACCTGCCCGCCGAGGTCCGCATCCACGAGGTGGGTCCGCGCGACGGCCTGCAGAACGAGAGCGGTCTCGTCCCGGTCGAGGTGAAGGCCGAGTTCATCGCCCGGCTGGCCGCGGCCGGTCTGCGGACCGTCGAGGCCAGCAGCTTCGTCCACCCGAAGTGGGTGCCGCAGCTCGCGGACGCGGAGGACCTGGTGCCCCGGCTCGCCGACCTGCCGGCCCGTCACCCGGGCCTCCGGCTGCCCGTCCTGGTCCCCAACGAACGCGGGCTCGACCGCGCGCTGGTCCACGGCGTGGGCGACATCGCGGTGTTCGCCAGCGCCACCGAGACCTTCGCCCGGCGCAACCTCAACCGGTCCGCCGACGAGGCGATGGCGATGTTCGAGCCGGTGGTCCGACGGGCCACCGAGGCCGGGCTGCGGGTCCGCGGCTACCTGTCGATGTGCTTCGGCGACCCGTGGGAGGGGCCGGTCCCGCCCGAGCAGGTGATCGGTTTCGGGGTCCGGCTGCTGGAGATGGGCTGCGAGGAGCTGAGCCTCGGCGACACCATCGGCGTCGCCACCCCGGGCCAGGTCGGCGCCCTGCTGGACGGGTTCGCCCGGGCAGGCGTGCCGTCCGGCCGGCTCGCCGTGCACTTCCACGACACCTACGGCCAGGCGCTCAGCAACACGCTGGCCGCGCTGCGCGCCGGGATCACCACGGTGGACGCCTCGGCCGGCGGCCTGGGCGGCTGCCCCTACGCGAAGAGCGCGACCGGCAACCTCGCCACCGAGGACCTGGTCTGGATGCTGCACGGCCTCGGCATCCGGACCGGCGTCGACCTCCGCGCACTGGTCGGGGCCAGCGCCTGGATGGCCGACCGGCTCGGCCGCCCCAGCCCCTCCCGCACCGTCCAGGCACTCGCCGGGGGCCGGGCCTGACCCCGGCCCCGCCCCCGGCAACCCCCGGGGCCGACCCGGCCGCTCGGCCGCTCGGCCCCCGCCCGACCCGGCGCACCGGTCACACCGTCGGACCGGCGCCGGCCATCCACTCACGCCCGCGGCCACCCCGGCCGGGCCCCAGGAGGATCACCATGCTCGATCACCGGCTGGATTCCGAGTACGAGGAACTGCGCCGCACCGTCGCCGAATTCGCCCAGGACGTGGTCGCCCCGAAGATCGGGGAGTTCTACGAGCAGGGCGAGTTCCCGTACGAGATCGTCAAGGAGATGGGGCGGCTCGGCCTGTTCGGCCTGCCCTTCCCCGAGGAGTACGGCGGCATGGGCGGCGACTACTTCGCGCTCGGCCTCGCCCTGGAGGAGCTCGCCCGGGTCGACTCCTCGGTGGCGATCACGCTGGAGGCGGCCGTGTCGCTGGGCGCGATGCCGATCTACCGGTACGGCACCGAGGAGCAGAAGCGCGAGTGGCTGCCCCGGCTGACCTCCGGCGAACTCCTCGGCGCCTTCGGTCTGACCGAGCCCGAGGGTGGCTCCGACGCCGGAGCCACCCGCACCACGGCCCGCTACGACGACGCCACCGACGAGTGGGTGATCAACGGCACCAAGTGCTTCATCACCAACTCCGGCACCGAGATCACCGGCCTGGTCACGGTCACCGCACTCACCGAACCGATCACTCGTTCGAGTGAAGAGGGTGGAAAGCTCTCGCCACAGCGGGAGATCTCCTCCATCATCGTGCCCACTGGAACGCCGGGCTTCCAGGTGTCGAAGAAGTACTCCAAGGTCGGATGGAACGCGTCCGACACCCGTGAACTGTCCTTCACCGACTGCCGCGTCCCCGCGGCCAACCTGCTGGGCGAGCGCGGCCGCGGCTACGCCCAGTTCCTGCGGATCCTCGACGAGGGCCGCATCGCCATCGCCGCCCTGGCCACCGGCCTGGCCCAGGGATGCGTCGACCAGTCGCTCACCTACGCCGCCACCCGTCGGGCCTTCGGCCGCCCGATCGGAGCCAACCAGGTCATCCAGTTCAAGCTCGCCGACATGGAGATGCGCGCCCACACCTCCCGCCTGGCCTGGCGGGACGCCGCCTCCCGGCTGCTGCACTCCGAACCCTTCAAGAAGGAGGCGGCCATCGCGAAGCTGTACTCCTCGGAGGCCGCCGTCGACAACGCCCGGGAAGCCACCCAGATCCACGGCGGCTACGGCTTCATGAACGAATTCCCGGTCGCCCGGTTCTGGCGCGACTGCAAGATCCTCGAAATCGGCGAAGGCACCTCGGAGGTCCAGCGCATGCTCATCGCCCGTGAGCTCGGCATGACACCCTGACGCGGCTCATCATCCGCCCCACCGAAGCTTCCTGGTACCGGGGCCGACCTCTTCGGGCCGCCTCGGCGGCGTCAACTCCGGCCGTCGGAGCACCGTAGCGCCACAGGACTGGTGGCCGACCCCCTCAGGTCGGCCACCGCCCGACACTGACGCAACGTCACGGAATGACAATGACAGGGCGGTTGGCCCGACGTGCCAGCCTGCCCGACACCGAACCGAAGATCTTTCCCAGGAGGCCGTGCGTGCTGCCGACGACAATCGCGTCGGCAGCGTACTCCCGGCCGACCTCCTCGATCTCGTGACAGATGTCGCCTCCGCGCTCCACCAGGATCCACGGCACACCGGAAAGGAAGTCCGCGCACGCCAGTTCCAGGCCGATGACCTCCGTCCGGTGGTCCGGCAGGTCGACGAAGACGGGAGGCTCGCATCCGGCCCAGACCGTGGCCGGCAACCGGTTCGCAACATGGACGATCACCAGGCCGCACTGCGAGCGGCGGGCCATCCCGACCGCGTAGGCGAGCGCACGCTCGCTCGACAGCGACCCGTCGAAGCCCACCACCACACCGTGCTGGAACACAGGGTCACAGGGGCGTACGGCCTCGTCCTGGGACAGCGGCAGGCCCGAGCTGCCGGCCGTGTCCGACATGCCCGAACGATCGGCGTCCGGCCCGATGCGTTCGGTCACGGCTCGCTCCGCACGGTCCCGGGTGTCCTCGCGCCGCTGGCGGGGCCGCGGCCAACCACGGCGCACGATGTCCAGCGGCCGAGCGGGGGGAAAGTACCCGCCCTCCGGGCCACCGGAGCTGCCGGAGTCGCTGGAGCCGCCGACCGGGCGCGCGGCGTCATCCGCCTCGACGGGTCGGGAAGTGTCATAACCAGCCATGGCTCAAAGCTCTTCGCATGAGATGGGCCGACAAGGGAGGACAACGCTGCCCAGGCAGCAGGCCCGCCCACGGCACGACATCGGACTGTGCCGAGCACCACCGTATGTGACCTGTTCCTTTCAGAGTACGACGGTCGAGGAGTCCGGCCCAGCGGCAGAGCTCCTGAACGACACCGTTCCCGCTAATGGAGGGGGCGCACCAGCACCGCCCAGCGCCCCTTTGCGCAGGCGTTCGCACCCTCGTACGGAAAGAGGTTCCCTGGAGCTTGACTGAGGACTCCCGGCTACGCAACAGGCCGGGCACACACCGTGACCGGACTGTCATAGAGAGGAACGCTCTCAACCCGCACCGGCACTCCCGGCCGGCACGCCCAGCCCGCTCGCACCCCCATGCGTCCCAGGGCGCGGCCAGAGCCTTCCGACGGACCGGAACACTCCGGCCGGTCCGACGCCCCGTGGCAGGCGCCTCCCGGCCCGTACCGGATGCCCGGCCGTCGACACCCGGCAGCAGCCACCCGCCTTCGAGCGGCCCGACATCCGGCGAAGCCGTCCCACCGAACCTGCCCGAACCCCACCAGCCCCACCGGCCCGCGACCCCGCCCGAGGCCCGCAACCGCCCGAGGCCCGCATGGGCGTCCACTCCAGGCCGGATGCTCCTGGCCGCCCGAGTCCCACACGCCACAGGGGCGAATGTTCCTGTTTCGGCCAATTCACACCAGTTCGCGACGGCAGTTGGCAATTGCCACGTGCATACCCAGCTGCACTGGCAGCATGCAGGACATGCCGCTGCTCCTGTTCGACCTCGACAACACCCTGCTGCCGCGGGACGCGGCCTTCCGGGCCTGGGCCCACGACTTCCTGACCGAACTGGGGCTGCCCCCCGCCGAACTCGACTGGCTCGCGACCATCGACGGTGGCGGGTACGTGCCGCGGAGCACCGTACTGTCAGCGGCCCGGCGTCGCTACGGGCTGGACCACTCCATCGACTTCCTGCTCGCCCACTACCGACGCGGCATCAACTCCCACATCCACTGCCCCACCCGGCACATGGATGCCCTGCGCGCGGCCCGCGCCGCGGGCTGGACACTCGGGATCGTCAGCAACGGCGGCACCCGCCCCCAGCTGGAGAAGATCCGCAACACCGGACTCGGCCCGCTGGTGGACGGCTGGGTCATCTCCGAGGAGGCCCAGTGCCTCAAGCCGGATCCGCTGATCTTCGAGATCGCCGCCCACCGCTGCGGCGTGGCGCCCACCGGGAACTGGGCCTCGGAGACCTGGATGATCGGCGACCATGCGCCCGCCGACATCGCGGGAGCCGAGCTGGCCGGTCTGCGCAGTGTGTGGCTGCACCACGATCGGCCCTGGTCGGAGCCCGGGTACCGGCCGACCCTCAGCGCACGGGGCCTCCCGGAGGCCGTCGGGCTGGTCCTGAGCGCCGCCAACGCCCCGAGCCCCCGGGTGGGCAGCCGCCCGGTCGGCCGACCCGACACCCGACGGAAGGCCTCTGCGGCCGCCCGGGCTGCCGTGGACGGACGGCTGGCTCCGTTGACCGAGGAAATGGAGGCAACCGACGCCCCGAGCGCCCCCGGGCCCGCCGCTGTCCGAAACCAGCCGGCTGCGGCGGTCGGTGTCGCGGCCGGGACCAGCCGTACTCCGAACGCCGAACCCGCGGCAGCGCCGAGGCCCCGGACCCGATTCGCCGTCCCGGCGGCCGGCGCGGCCGTTCTCGGCAGTGCGGCCGTTCTCAACGGTGCGGCCCTCCTCGGCAGCGGCGGCGCGACCGCCGCTGTGCCGACCACGACTGTGCCGACCACTGCTGCGCCCCCACCCGGCGGCGCGGCGCCCGTACCAGCTGCTTCCGTGGGTTACGCGGCCGGCTCACCCGCCCCTGTCACGGCCACCGCCACCGCCACCGCCACCGCCCAGCCCGTGTCCCCCGGGGCTCGGCCGTCCAGGACCGACCGGCCGGTGGCCGGTCGTGCCGACCCGGGCCCGCTTCGCTTCGAGCCGTCCGCGAACTACGCCTCGGAGGCCGCCGGGTAGCCCCACCACCGGGTGACGCCGTGCTCCACGAAGCCGAGCTTCCGGTAGAGGGGCTCGGCGAGCAGGGTGGCGACCAGGGTGGCCGGCCGGTCCGGGTGCGCCGCCAGCGCCGTCTCCAGGAGCGTGCGAGCCACGCCCTGGGAGCGATGGGCGGGGAGGGTGGCCGCCCAGTACACCCCCACCGTCCTGCCGTTGTCGTACGTCAGGCAGGCGCCGGCGTCCTGCCCCTGCACCCGGGCCCGCCAGGCCCGGATGCCCGGTTCGCCGAGCAGGTCCCGGGGCAGCATCCCGCCCCGGGTCACGGGCTGGTGCGCGGGGACGGGGAAGCCCTCGACCACCGTCCGCTCCACCGCCGCCAGGGCGTCCTCGTCGCGCGCCTCATCGACCGTCAGTTCGCTGCCGTACCGTCGCCGGGCACCCCAGCCCGGCGCCGCACCGACTTCCACACCACCGATACCAACGGCACCAGCGACACCAGCAGCCCCGGGCGTACCGCCGGCCCGACTCGGGACGGGGGCCGGCTCGCGGGTCATCACCGCCATGCCGAGGCCGTGCACGCACCCGAAGCGGGAGAGGTCCAGCCTCCCGTACGGATCCTCCAGGCAGAGCCGGGTCGTGCCCCAGGCTCGCAACACTCCCGCCAACTCCTCCTCCAGTGCGGCCGGTTCGCCGTAGGGCCGGGTCACCACCAGGCGGTGGGCATCGGTGGTGGTCCGGGCACACCGGACGGCGGTCCAGCCGGTTCGGTCGAGGTGTTCCCAGCCGTGCACCCGGGCCTGGGCGAGCCAGAAGTCGGCGGCGTTGTCGTTGGCCTGTTCGAGGCGGCTGTCCTTCTCCACCGCTGGACCATAGCCGGGAGGCCGCAACAGGCGCCTCACCCCCTTCGGCACTGTCCCGAGAGGGCCGGACGGGCGCACACTTCTACTGTGCGCGCCCCTCGTGTGCACCGCCTATTTTCGGTCAATCTCGGGCCGGTCGACCCCTCTTGGGCAAAGTCGCAGCCCACGGCGGCCGGCCGGGTCCGGCAGGGTCCGGCACCCCTGGAAAGGTCGTGCGACAACAAGCCACCGCTGCACCCGCCCCCTTCCCAGAAGGCTCGACGGGTGCCACGCTTCGTGATCGAATGCTTCACGCCAAATTGCCATGTCGACATAGCGTCGGATGGTGAACTTGTCACAACAGCAACGGTCCACCCAGTAGATTCGATCTTGGCTAGCAGTACCGCACCACCACACCACACCACCGAGGGGGCTTGAGCGCCTTGAGCAGGGTGAGCAGGAGCGACGCGGGTCCTGACAACGGCCAGGCCGTGGCCGGTCTCACGGACCAGGTGTCGAGAGATTCCGACACCTCGGCCGGCGCCTCCGCCACCCCGGACGCCGTCGGACGCACCGTCACCCGGGCTCCGCTCGGCCGCCCCTCGTTCGGCGCCTCCCAGGGCCTGCCGGGCCAGACCGGCTTCGGTGGAGCGTCCCTGACGGCAGGGCAGTCCGCCATGGGCTCCTCGGGCCAGCCCTTCCAGACCCTGGCGCACGCCACCGTATCCGCCCACGGGGCAAGCGCCGCGTCCGGCTCCGCCGTTCTCGGCGGTCCGTCGGGCGTGACCCCCGCCGGGCCGCCGGCCACCGGGACGGCCACGGCCGGCCCGCTGACCTCCTCGCCGCCCCGCAAGCTCTCCGGGCGGCGGCGCCGCGAGACGGTGGCCGTACTGATCTTCGGTGGCGCCCCGATCTTCGAGAGCTCGATCCCGCTCTCCGTCTTCGGCGTCGACCGCCAGGACGCCGGCGTGCCCCGTTACCGTCTGCTGGTCTGCGCCGGGGAGGAGGGCCCGCTGGCCACCACCGGCGGACTGACCCTCACCGCCCCGTACGGCCTGGAGGCGCTGGCCCGCGCCGGCACCATCGTCGTGCCCGCCTGGCGCTCCATCTCGCAGCCCCCGCCGGTGGAGGCCATCGCGGCCCTGCGCAAGGCGCACCACGAGGGCGCGCGGATCATCGGCCTGTGCACCGGCGCGTTCGTCCTCGCCGCCGCAGGCCTGCTGGACGGGCGTCCCGCGACCACCCACTGGATGTACGCGCCGACGCTGGCCAAGCGCTACCCCCGGGTCCACGTCGACCCGCGCGAACTCTTCGTCGACGACGGCGATGTGCTCACCTCGGCCGGTACCGCGGCCGGGATCGACCTCTGCCTGCACGTGGTCCGCAGCGACCACGGCGCGGAGGCGGCCAACGCGCTGGCCCGCCGGCTGGTGGTGCCGAGCCGCCGCAGCGGCGGCGGACAGGCCCAGTACATCGATCAGTCTTTACCTGAGGAGATCGGCAACGACCCGCTGGCCGAGGTCGTGACCTGGGCGCTGGAGAACCTCAACCAGCAGTTCGACGTCGAGGTGCTGGCCGCCCGCGCCTACATGAGCCGCCGCACCTTCGACCGCCGGTTCCGCACGCTCACCGGGAGCGCGCCGCTGCAGTGGCTGATCACCCAGCGGGTGCTGCAGGCCCAACGCCTGCTGGAGACCTCGGAACTGTCGGTGGACGACGTCGCGCGCCGCTGCGGGTTCCGCTCGCCGGTGGCGCTGCGCGGGCACTTCCGCCGTCAGCTGGGTGTCTCGCCGGCCGCGTACCGGACGAGTTACCGGGCCCGCCGACCCGGTCCGCAGGGACCGGGGCAGGCTCCCGGCACGTCCGAGCGCTTCGCCGGCGGGTCGGGCGGCCCGCAGTCGGGCCAGGCCGGGCACTCCGGCCTCCCCGGTCAGGGCGCCGGCCAGTCCGGGCCGTACGGTCACCCCGGTCATGCCCATCCGGCTGCGGGAGCCGCCGCGGCCGGGGCGGGCCATGCCCCTGGGGCGGGTGCTCCGGGGCACTCCGGGCACGGCACCGCGCTCCCGTCCGGGCCGGGGGCCCCGGGCGGCGTCCCGCACCAGGGCCAGCACGCCCGTCAGCCGTACCAGAACCACGCCGGCCAGCCGGCGGGCGGCCGCAACGGTGGCCGGGCGCTCGTCCCGGCCCAGGCGGGCCCCGGCTCGCCCCGGCCGCCACGCACCGTGGAGCATGCCCCGGCCGAGGACGGCCAGCCTCAGCCGGGAGCACGCGGTCAGGGCCAGGGCCACCGGGCCGGGCGGGCGTCCGCCGAGCGGGCCGCGACGATCGACCCGCCATGGACCGGCCCGGGCCCGACCGGGGCGCCGCGGACCGCGCCTCCGGGCCCGCCGCGGACCGGACCGCGACCGGCCGCGGCAGCGCCGAGCACACCAGCGCGGATCAGGACGGTCACGGACCCGCCGGGTCCGGGTACACGGCGTCCGGGCACTCGCCGGACGACGGCGTGGCCGAGGGCCGTACGACCACGGACCGCGGGGCCCCGAACGGGTCCGCGAACCACGTCCCGGCGGCGGACCGCGTTCCCGCGCCGGCCGCGCCCGCGGACGACGGTATGGGCGGCTCCACGTCCCGTGAGGGCCTTGCGGTGCCCGCGGCGCGGGATCGCGCCGTAGGGTGAGTGGCGTGAATGACCGTTTGGTATGGATCGACTGTGAAATGACGGGG
Protein-coding regions in this window:
- a CDS encoding acetyl/propionyl/methylcrotonyl-CoA carboxylase subunit alpha; translation: MFDTVLVANRGEIAVRVIRTLRRLGVRSVAVFSDADADAPHVREADVAVRLGPPDRSDSSAAETYLRTDQILAAARRTGAQAVHPGYGFLAENASFARACADAGLAFIGPPPTAVELMGDKINAKEAVRAAGVPVVPGSQDTSPTDAELTAAADAIGYPVLLKPSAGGGGKGMRLVRDPADLPAEIEAARRVARTAFGDDTLLLERWIDRPRHIEVQVLADAHGRTVHLGERECSLQRRHQKLIEEAPSVLLNPETRAAMGAAAVRAAEACGYTGAGTVEFIVPGLDPTADEPPAGVLDFFFMEMNTRLQVEHPVTELAIVVGRDTADPRRLDLVEWQLRIAAGETLPFDQSDISFLGHAIEARICAEDPERDFLPTGGRILLLEEPQGEGVRVDSGVAVGTEIASAYDPMLAKVIAYGPDRATALRRLRGALADTRILGVTTNTGFLRRLLAHPDVVAGRLDTGLVEQTAQQNPVLLASPYSPAGAAGEPAVADNAQAPAATADAVPPSGTASSADAAGTGTGTDLGTGAHPGATPPVPPTHLLYYAAALTRQLELTPPTAQDDWTDPFSLPSGWRLGGEPAWTTHRLRAPGQDPVSVSVRPVTARNVAEATDNPSGSTPDLHIRIGDGPVHRARAGRSGRRLHLTVDGLQTTFAHATDNPSGQPAAGPVTWLGIDGDAWALHPYDPVGDRAAAGGAHHGALTAPMPGTVTVVKTSAGEQVRRGQPLLVLEAMKMEHVIAAPHDGTVSELRAVAGATVAMEEVLVVVTPADEPAPAPAGVTS
- a CDS encoding hydroxymethylglutaryl-CoA lyase, with product MDLGLPAPVPAPDLPAEVRIHEVGPRDGLQNESGLVPVEVKAEFIARLAAAGLRTVEASSFVHPKWVPQLADAEDLVPRLADLPARHPGLRLPVLVPNERGLDRALVHGVGDIAVFASATETFARRNLNRSADEAMAMFEPVVRRATEAGLRVRGYLSMCFGDPWEGPVPPEQVIGFGVRLLEMGCEELSLGDTIGVATPGQVGALLDGFARAGVPSGRLAVHFHDTYGQALSNTLAALRAGITTVDASAGGLGGCPYAKSATGNLATEDLVWMLHGLGIRTGVDLRALVGASAWMADRLGRPSPSRTVQALAGGRA
- a CDS encoding acyl-CoA dehydrogenase family protein — encoded protein: MLDHRLDSEYEELRRTVAEFAQDVVAPKIGEFYEQGEFPYEIVKEMGRLGLFGLPFPEEYGGMGGDYFALGLALEELARVDSSVAITLEAAVSLGAMPIYRYGTEEQKREWLPRLTSGELLGAFGLTEPEGGSDAGATRTTARYDDATDEWVINGTKCFITNSGTEITGLVTVTALTEPITRSSEEGGKLSPQREISSIIVPTGTPGFQVSKKYSKVGWNASDTRELSFTDCRVPAANLLGERGRGYAQFLRILDEGRIAIAALATGLAQGCVDQSLTYAATRRAFGRPIGANQVIQFKLADMEMRAHTSRLAWRDAASRLLHSEPFKKEAAIAKLYSSEAAVDNAREATQIHGGYGFMNEFPVARFWRDCKILEIGEGTSEVQRMLIARELGMTP
- a CDS encoding universal stress protein, translated to MSDTAGSSGLPLSQDEAVRPCDPVFQHGVVVGFDGSLSSERALAYAVGMARRSQCGLVIVHVANRLPATVWAGCEPPVFVDLPDHRTEVIGLELACADFLSGVPWILVERGGDICHEIEEVGREYAADAIVVGSTHGLLGKIFGSVSGRLARRANRPVIVIP
- a CDS encoding HAD family hydrolase, encoding MPLLLFDLDNTLLPRDAAFRAWAHDFLTELGLPPAELDWLATIDGGGYVPRSTVLSAARRRYGLDHSIDFLLAHYRRGINSHIHCPTRHMDALRAARAAGWTLGIVSNGGTRPQLEKIRNTGLGPLVDGWVISEEAQCLKPDPLIFEIAAHRCGVAPTGNWASETWMIGDHAPADIAGAELAGLRSVWLHHDRPWSEPGYRPTLSARGLPEAVGLVLSAANAPSPRVGSRPVGRPDTRRKASAAARAAVDGRLAPLTEEMEATDAPSAPGPAAVRNQPAAAVGVAAGTSRTPNAEPAAAPRPRTRFAVPAAGAAVLGSAAVLNGAALLGSGGATAAVPTTTVPTTAAPPPGGAAPVPAASVGYAAGSPAPVTATATATATAQPVSPGARPSRTDRPVAGRADPGPLRFEPSANYASEAAG
- a CDS encoding GNAT family N-acetyltransferase, encoding MEKDSRLEQANDNAADFWLAQARVHGWEHLDRTGWTAVRCARTTTDAHRLVVTRPYGEPAALEEELAGVLRAWGTTRLCLEDPYGRLDLSRFGCVHGLGMAVMTREPAPVPSRAGGTPGAAGVAGAVGIGGVEVGAAPGWGARRRYGSELTVDEARDEDALAAVERTVVEGFPVPAHQPVTRGGMLPRDLLGEPGIRAWRARVQGQDAGACLTYDNGRTVGVYWAATLPAHRSQGVARTLLETALAAHPDRPATLVATLLAEPLYRKLGFVEHGVTRWWGYPAASEA